The Williamsia sp. DF01-3 genome has a window encoding:
- a CDS encoding asparaginase, whose translation MVRTQPLVSILTTGGTIASRRFADGARPALAAEELVAGSAEAGVALRTREVLHLDSSSLLPEDLDAVRSAVVAELDDPSVTGVVLTHGTDTMEETAMLIDLMHADPRPVIMTGAQRPADSPDADGPANLSAAIAAAVDPLSRDRGVLIAMGGTLVPARGTAKFDSAADAPFATVRADLPRPLLTPTPIAGTRVDIVMLYPGVDPSIIGWCAGAGATGIVLVATGSGNTHPRVVDAVADAIGRGVVVVVCSRVPRGEIVATYGGGGGAVDLVARGAIISPWLRGPQARIAMQALLAGGAGHADVAAFFAAE comes from the coding sequence GTGGTCAGAACACAACCTCTGGTGTCGATTCTCACCACTGGTGGCACCATCGCCAGTCGCCGATTTGCCGATGGCGCGCGTCCGGCGCTGGCCGCTGAAGAGCTGGTGGCGGGCAGTGCCGAAGCGGGTGTCGCGCTTCGGACCCGCGAGGTGCTTCACCTCGATTCCTCGTCTCTGTTGCCGGAGGACCTCGACGCAGTGCGGTCGGCGGTGGTCGCCGAGCTCGATGATCCATCGGTGACGGGCGTGGTGCTGACCCACGGCACCGACACCATGGAGGAGACGGCGATGCTCATCGATCTGATGCACGCCGATCCCCGGCCGGTGATCATGACCGGGGCCCAGCGTCCGGCGGATTCACCTGACGCCGATGGTCCGGCGAACCTGTCTGCTGCCATCGCTGCGGCGGTTGATCCCTTGTCTCGCGACCGCGGGGTTCTCATCGCGATGGGTGGCACGCTGGTACCGGCTCGTGGCACCGCCAAGTTCGACAGTGCCGCCGATGCACCTTTTGCCACCGTGCGCGCCGATCTGCCGCGGCCTCTGCTCACGCCGACTCCCATCGCCGGCACGCGGGTGGACATCGTGATGTTGTATCCCGGCGTCGACCCCTCGATCATTGGCTGGTGCGCGGGCGCGGGCGCGACGGGAATCGTGTTGGTAGCCACGGGTTCCGGCAACACGCACCCGCGGGTGGTGGATGCGGTGGCCGATGCCATCGGCCGTGGCGTTGTGGTGGTCGTGTGTTCCCGCGTTCCGCGCGGAGAGATCGTCGCGACGTATGGCGGCGGCGGTGGCGCTGTTGATCTGGTCGCCCGTGGCGCGATCATCTCGCCGTGGTTGCGGGGGCCTCAGGCGCGGATTGCCATGCAGGCGTTGCTCGCCGGTGGCGCAGGGCATGCCGATGTCGCGGCGTTTTTCGCCGCCGAGTAG
- a CDS encoding HNH endonuclease signature motif containing protein, whose product MTDSVTVDPPSMPVLVGLYRDLDAVLQRIAGASATDVDDVQVAELVRVNERVVRALTFQGLKRLQEVNDRGLFRRAGHSTLHRFVMSELRVSRGDASSRLKALDAAGVLLSMQGEVLPPKCPAAAEALAEGAIGLAHMDVMLKVRDKIPHKSAPEVYDVVDTWLTDNARTSTPTELEVCGREVLARVDPDGSLTDDADRKRNRGLSDGPQGLDMMAKITGNLDPQTLALFRTVMDVWAAPGMNNPDDPNSPTGAADDPSMDPAVVEAAAGRDTRSRAQRQHDAFKAILKTILEYKLLGSSHRGLPVQVIITMTKQQLDEAAGIAHTASGVDVPVKDALELAARAEWSLAVFANHSADVLYFARAKRTAQQGQRMALFAKDRGCTSPGCRNPISWSEIHHTTAWVDGGRTDIDELAPACIPHHAMIGPGEDQWQTIMLRDGPDAGRVAWIPPKYIDPDQQPRINRAHHTDHTIEAAWQKIIAERQAALNKREERMQVRHQTTDESVANPDSDDTGDCDDSTN is encoded by the coding sequence ATGACTGATTCGGTGACGGTGGATCCACCGTCAATGCCGGTGTTGGTGGGGTTGTATCGCGATCTTGATGCGGTGCTGCAGCGGATTGCTGGGGCGTCAGCAACTGATGTTGATGATGTGCAGGTTGCTGAGTTGGTGCGGGTGAACGAGAGAGTGGTTCGGGCACTGACGTTTCAGGGCCTCAAGCGGTTGCAGGAGGTGAATGATCGGGGTTTGTTTCGTAGGGCTGGTCATTCGACGTTGCACCGGTTTGTGATGAGTGAACTGCGGGTCTCTCGTGGCGATGCGTCGTCGCGGTTGAAAGCACTTGATGCTGCCGGTGTGTTGTTGTCGATGCAGGGCGAAGTGCTGCCGCCGAAATGTCCGGCCGCGGCGGAAGCGTTGGCCGAGGGTGCGATTGGGTTGGCGCATATGGATGTGATGCTCAAAGTGCGTGACAAAATCCCGCACAAGTCAGCGCCGGAAGTGTATGACGTGGTCGATACGTGGCTGACCGACAACGCCCGCACGTCGACTCCGACTGAGCTCGAAGTGTGTGGGCGGGAAGTGTTGGCCCGGGTCGATCCGGACGGATCGCTCACCGATGACGCCGACCGCAAACGCAACCGGGGTTTATCCGACGGTCCCCAAGGGTTGGACATGATGGCCAAAATTACCGGCAATCTCGACCCACAGACGTTGGCATTGTTTCGGACGGTGATGGACGTGTGGGCCGCACCGGGTATGAACAACCCCGATGACCCGAACTCACCCACCGGGGCCGCAGACGACCCGAGCATGGATCCAGCGGTGGTGGAAGCCGCGGCCGGGCGTGACACCCGTTCGCGTGCCCAACGTCAGCACGATGCATTCAAGGCGATCCTCAAGACCATTCTGGAGTACAAGCTGTTGGGTAGCTCCCATCGTGGCCTGCCGGTGCAGGTGATCATCACCATGACCAAGCAGCAGCTTGATGAGGCCGCGGGTATCGCCCACACCGCGTCGGGCGTCGATGTACCCGTGAAGGATGCGCTGGAGTTGGCGGCGCGGGCGGAGTGGTCGTTGGCAGTGTTCGCCAACCACTCCGCCGACGTCCTCTACTTCGCCCGCGCCAAACGCACTGCCCAGCAAGGCCAACGGATGGCGTTGTTCGCCAAAGACCGAGGGTGCACCAGTCCGGGCTGTCGTAACCCGATCTCCTGGAGCGAGATTCATCACACCACTGCCTGGGTCGACGGCGGACGCACCGACATCGATGAGCTGGCCCCGGCGTGCATTCCTCATCACGCGATGATCGGACCCGGCGAGGACCAGTGGCAGACCATCATGCTGCGCGACGGCCCCGACGCCGGACGGGTGGCGTGGATCCCACCGAAATACATCGACCCCGACCAGCAACCACGCATCAACCGGGCCCACCACACCGACCACACCATCGAGGCGGCATGGCAGAAGATCATCGCCGAACGCCAAGCAGCACTCAACAAACGCGAAGAACGGATGCAGGTCCGGCATCAGACTACTGACGAGTCGGTGGCAAACCCAGACAGCGACGACACGGGTGACTGCGACGATTCAACGAATTGA